A window of Heliomicrobium undosum genomic DNA:
GTAGATGAACAGGTGTTGAAAGAGACACCTGTTTTTGTTTTTTATGGCAATATCATACCGTAAGGTTGAGTGGAATTATCGAGCAGAATAAACTATAATCAGTGATGGGGAAAGGGGTCGAATTTGTGGAGCATAAAATGCGGGATTTAGGGATTCCGCTCATGAAATTATTCATGTTGTCTTTTGCCTTTTTCTTCCTCATTCAAACAGGGATGTATATTAGTCAATTGTCCCCCGAGAAAAGAAGTCAACTGGCGATGAACATATTTCCCTGGCTCTTTGCCGATGAGGTTGTAGCCATGGCTGGTGAAGTGAATTACCCCATTGATGATGTGGGTTTGACACAGGGCATCATCTTTGCGGAGCAACAGCACCCCCCTGAAAGTTACCAATCTGTCGCTCCCCCTTCCGGAGCGCCTATGACCACACAGTCGGAGGATGTAACTGAAAAAGGGGAGCAGAAACCCGGCGGCGAAAGGCTTTTGTCTACTATTGCGCCGGTGACTCCCATTTCTGCTTCTGTGGCGGGGGCCAAGCAATCAGGCAAGGTAGCGTACTTGACTTTCGATGATGGCCCGAGTGACATTACACCGCAGGTCCTCGATATTTTGGACAAATATAAGGTACAAGCCACCTTCTTTGTCATCGGCGGCCAAGCGGATGCCCGCCCTGATCTCATCCGTAGGATTCGATCGGAAGGGCATCTGATCGGGAATCACACCTACTCCCATCGGTATCGCCAGATCTATTCCAGTCCAACGGCCTTTATCCAGGACTTGCAGCAAGCGGAAGAGGTTCTTAACCGGTTGCTTGACGAACGCCCAAAACATGTTCGAGCCCCCGGTGGCACAAGAGGCAACATGTCTGCCGAATTGATCAAACGGTTGACGGAGCAAGGCTATGTGCTTCATGATTGGAATGTCGACTCCAGGGATACAGCGGCGCCTGTGGTCAGCGCAGAGTCCATCCATGGGCAGGTTATGCGGCAAGTGGTCGACAAGGAAAACGCCGTCATCCTCTTCCACGACGGCCCCGGAAAAATCACGTTGCCGGTGGCTCTCCCCGCTATTATTGAAGAACTGAAGAAGCAAGGCTTTGCCTTCAAATCGCTGGAACATATTGCAAGACCGGTCGTCATGTATCAACACTGATAGGTAAGGAATGCAGGGACCTTTGCGAGGGATAATAGACAAAAGAAGCAGAGGGGGCTGTGATGTTGGAAAAGGAACCTGTCGGTAAAAGGTTTGGAAAAAGGGAATCTGACGTCTGGAACGAAGTGAGCCATGAGCTGTCAGCTAAGGATGATCGAAAAGCGGAAGCCTACTGGCGCGAGGTGGCGGAGAACGGTCCCTCGACAGATGTCGCGCCTTTTGTGCAGGGAACCAACACGGGTAGCCCCAAGCGCCTTCATCCGGACAGAAAAACAGGAGACCACTAAGAACAAGCTGGAAGCGTCGAGAGGAAAATGACGCTTCCAGCTTGTTTCTTAGTATAAACTGATCACCGGCTGGGTTCGCTGGATTAAGACAGCCAGTTGAGCCCGTGTCATCGATTGATCCGGTTGGAACGATCCATCATTGAAACCGGTCAACCAGCCGCGGGAGGTCAGGGCGGCGATGGCCTGCGCTGCATAGTGTTGTGACGGCACATCCCAAAAGCGGGAGGACGAGGAGACGTTTTGAATCGAATAAGCTCGTTGCAGCAGGAGCGCCAGTTCGGCACGTGTCATCGTTTCATTGGGGGCAAAGAGACCATCTCCGCGTCCCTTGATCAGGCCGGCTTTCACAGCGCGGGCGATGGCGTCCTTGGCCCAGTAATCGTTGGGTATATCGCGGAAAGAGACGGATGATCCGGCTGGCAATTTCAGGTGGCGGGCGATCAGTTGCACTGCTTCCGCCCGGGTGATCTTCCGTTCCGGGTCAAAAGTACCGTCGGGAGAGCCGGAGAGCAGGCCTTGCTTGACCAGTTCACTGATTTCCTTGGCGGCCCAATGATTCCGCGTGTCCGAGAATTTCAATTCCTGTAGCCATGGTTGAAAGCTGTCCCAGAGTTGAGTGTCTTCCAGGCCGAGGCGCCAGGCGGCTACACCAGCCAGGTCATAGACATGGACAAGCCGCATCTTGGCCTGCAACGACGCTGTGTTATCCAGCCAGAGCTCGTTTTGACCGTTCGTTCCCGTATAACGCAGCCGAAAAGCGCCTTGCGCCGCAATCCATTCAATGGGCGCCCGATTTTCTGCCGAAAGGCGAAGGGCGCGATCATAGCCGACACCGTTGCCATTTTTCCCATTCACCCAATGGCGGCCATAGAAAGGGATACCAAGGATCAGTTTTTCCGGCGGGATCGTCGACACCATGTAGCGGGCTACATTATCCACCCAGCCGATGGACGCCACCGGACCCGGTTGGGACGTGGACCAGTGTTCGTCGTAGGCCATGACGATTACCTTGTCGACGATCGATCCGATGGCCCTGTAGTCATAGGCGTCCGCCCAGTCGCCCGTATTGGCCCGGGTGGCAGGGGCTACGGCCACGGAGAGCGTTTTGCCTTTTGCGTGGAGAGGACCGGCCAGGGCCTGTAAAAAAGACACATAGGCGCTTCGCTTTCCGACACTGAAATTTTCAAGGTCGATATTGAGACCGTCGGCGCCCGTCTGATTGACGAAGGCAACTAGTTCATTGACCAGAGAGGTCATCCGTTCCGGTGACAGCGCCGCATCTCCGGCAACCCAATCAAAGTTGTTGGTCAAAAAAGGAGCGCCCTTTAAGCCGCGGTCGTGGAGCCACTGCAGCAGTTCCGGATCTGCTTTTGTGGTTAAGCGGCCCTCCTTGTCCACCTCCAGCCACGGTAAAAAGACGCCGTTGATATTCCCCCGGCTCTTGGTCAACTGTTGCTGGTAGGCGGAGCGATTGCCGGCATAGAGGTAGACATATGCTTCTTTGGCCCCCTTCGGCGCCCACGATTCGTTTGCCAAAAGACGATCGGGTCCGACAAACGGCAGCAGGGGAGATAAAAAAGCGAGGAGCGTCAGGGAGAAACAGAGGAAGCCGATGAGCCAAGCGCGTGTTCTCATGGCGAACCTCCCGTAGAATGTGATATAATGCTAGAAGGAATTGCCTTTCAAGGAGGGCATATTGGTGTTTGAAGAAACCTGGGAATCGAGCGCCCAGATTCTGGTCGTGGATGATGTTGTGACCAACGTGGAACTGATGCGGTTGCAGTTGACCCGGGCCGGTTACCAGGTGCTTACCGCCTTTAACGGGGAGCAAGCGCTTGAATCCATAAAAAGGACATTGCCCGACCTGATCCTGCTGGACGTGATGATGCCGGGGATGAATGGCTTTGAGGTTTGCGCGAAGCTGAAAGAGGATCCCCATACGCAACTGATTCCCGTGGTTTTGGTCACCGCCCTTCATGAAGTGGAAGACCGGATTAAAGGGATCGAAGCCGGCGCCGACGATTTTATCAGCAAACCCTTTAACCGAGTGGAACTGCTGACGCGCGTCAAATCGCTGCTGCGCATTCGCAAGTTATACCGCCAATTGGAGAAGAGCTACCGGGAGATCGAATCGAAGAACGCGATTCTCACAGAAGAGTTGAGAATGGCTCGCCACGTTCAACAGCACCTCCTGCCGACGGGATATCCCTCCATGGAACGGTTGGCCTTTGAGGTGACCTATCGACCCACCATCGAGATCGGCGGCGATTTCTACGACTTTATCACCGTCAACAAAGACGAGGTTGGCGTTTTTGTTTCTGATGTTTCCGGTCACG
This region includes:
- a CDS encoding S-layer homology domain-containing protein, producing the protein MRTRAWLIGFLCFSLTLLAFLSPLLPFVGPDRLLANESWAPKGAKEAYVYLYAGNRSAYQQQLTKSRGNINGVFLPWLEVDKEGRLTTKADPELLQWLHDRGLKGAPFLTNNFDWVAGDAALSPERMTSLVNELVAFVNQTGADGLNIDLENFSVGKRSAYVSFLQALAGPLHAKGKTLSVAVAPATRANTGDWADAYDYRAIGSIVDKVIVMAYDEHWSTSQPGPVASIGWVDNVARYMVSTIPPEKLILGIPFYGRHWVNGKNGNGVGYDRALRLSAENRAPIEWIAAQGAFRLRYTGTNGQNELWLDNTASLQAKMRLVHVYDLAGVAAWRLGLEDTQLWDSFQPWLQELKFSDTRNHWAAKEISELVKQGLLSGSPDGTFDPERKITRAEAVQLIARHLKLPAGSSVSFRDIPNDYWAKDAIARAVKAGLIKGRGDGLFAPNETMTRAELALLLQRAYSIQNVSSSSRFWDVPSQHYAAQAIAALTSRGWLTGFNDGSFQPDQSMTRAQLAVLIQRTQPVISLY
- a CDS encoding PP2C family protein-serine/threonine phosphatase, with the translated sequence MFEETWESSAQILVVDDVVTNVELMRLQLTRAGYQVLTAFNGEQALESIKRTLPDLILLDVMMPGMNGFEVCAKLKEDPHTQLIPVVLVTALHEVEDRIKGIEAGADDFISKPFNRVELLTRVKSLLRIRKLYRQLEKSYREIESKNAILTEELRMARHVQQHLLPTGYPSMERLAFEVTYRPTIEIGGDFYDFITVNKDEVGVFVSDVSGHGVSAAMLTMVISTMMRSITQETLAPGQVLDRLNLQFGKMVEGELTGTFVTAFSLLVNEATGRVHYANAGHPSPLLLRGDSDEVEKLDTDGFPLGLFDTAEYESREVDILPGDKLVLYTDGIYDVVNERKECFGFSRFVALVKELRYLPAKKMAEAIMARISAFAQQMPQPDDICLVVIEHLR
- a CDS encoding polysaccharide deacetylase family protein; amino-acid sequence: MEHKMRDLGIPLMKLFMLSFAFFFLIQTGMYISQLSPEKRSQLAMNIFPWLFADEVVAMAGEVNYPIDDVGLTQGIIFAEQQHPPESYQSVAPPSGAPMTTQSEDVTEKGEQKPGGERLLSTIAPVTPISASVAGAKQSGKVAYLTFDDGPSDITPQVLDILDKYKVQATFFVIGGQADARPDLIRRIRSEGHLIGNHTYSHRYRQIYSSPTAFIQDLQQAEEVLNRLLDERPKHVRAPGGTRGNMSAELIKRLTEQGYVLHDWNVDSRDTAAPVVSAESIHGQVMRQVVDKENAVILFHDGPGKITLPVALPAIIEELKKQGFAFKSLEHIARPVVMYQH